One genomic segment of Hordeum vulgare subsp. vulgare chromosome 2H, MorexV3_pseudomolecules_assembly, whole genome shotgun sequence includes these proteins:
- the LOC123430538 gene encoding auxin-responsive protein SAUR50-like: MKGGRRSNRRLLRSFLGACRRLSAELQLLRAAAPTASAWAQLEDGDEAIPVDVPRGHTVVYVGEELRRYVVRVSSLDHPLFRELLDGAREEYEFAADARLCLPCDEDIFLGVLCHVDPKHEHWRLALCS; this comes from the coding sequence ATGAAGGGAGGGCGGCGATCCAACAGGAGGCTCCTCAGGTCCTTCCTGGGCGCGTGCAGGAGACTCAGCGCCGAGCTGCAGCTGCtccgcgccgccgccccgacgGCGAGCGCGTGGGCGCAACTCGAGGACGGCGACGAGGCCATCCCGGTTGACGTGCCCAGGGGCCACACGGTGGTGTACGTCGGGGAGGAGCTGCGGCGGTACGTCGTCCGGGTGTCCTCACTCGACCACCCCCTGTTCCGGGAGCTGCTCGACGGCGCGCGGGAGGAGTACGAGTTCGCCGCCGACGCCAGGCTCTGCCTGCCCTGCGACGAGGACATCTTCCTCGGCGTGCTCTGCCACGTCGACCCCAAGCACGAGCACTGGAGGCTAGCACTCTGCAGCTGA